One window of the Herbiconiux sp. L3-i23 genome contains the following:
- a CDS encoding carboxylesterase family protein, protein MTDAQTLETTDAPEPADAVRTFRTPTGVYRARVADGVVRALGIRYATADRFAPPVPVAPSDEPFDAFDPAPACPQRVPRTNEVMGDPLHTITFSEDCQRVSITLPADLAEGERVPVMVWIHGGSYVFGAGDLPLFDPSTLVREQRVIVVAVTYRLGVLGFLGNGGDIPANLGLLDLREALRWVHANIDAFGGDATSITLFGQSAGGDAVAHLMISDGVDGLFRRVIIQSAPFGLRSRRARMNRIMAAATGPLDADTPLPVLQEAEARAEKAAGRFGLRAGMSFGTQYGFAPLPPEKEALDAWRAVADRYDVLIGWTAEETSLFAEILPPLQKLFALPRLGPVLRSMLLDFTTDRVYRSSGRRFASLLARGGAKVTRYELAWRPRGSRMGATHTVELPLLFPGPLWRRAGVLGQVKPRELSAIGRGFRALWADFARTGALPADATASAGVPITIERARIR, encoded by the coding sequence GTGACCGACGCGCAGACCCTCGAGACGACGGACGCACCCGAGCCCGCGGACGCGGTGAGGACCTTCCGGACGCCGACCGGCGTCTACCGGGCACGCGTCGCCGACGGAGTCGTCCGCGCCCTCGGCATCCGCTACGCGACGGCCGACCGCTTCGCGCCGCCGGTCCCGGTCGCTCCGAGCGACGAGCCGTTCGACGCCTTCGACCCCGCGCCCGCCTGCCCGCAGCGTGTGCCGCGCACGAACGAGGTGATGGGCGACCCGCTGCACACCATCACGTTCTCCGAGGACTGCCAGCGCGTGTCGATCACCCTGCCCGCCGACCTCGCCGAGGGCGAGCGGGTGCCGGTCATGGTGTGGATCCACGGCGGCTCCTACGTCTTCGGCGCGGGCGACCTGCCGCTGTTCGACCCCTCGACCCTGGTCCGGGAGCAGCGCGTCATCGTCGTCGCCGTCACCTACCGGCTCGGCGTGCTCGGCTTCCTCGGCAACGGCGGCGACATCCCCGCGAACCTCGGGCTGCTCGATCTGCGTGAGGCGCTGCGCTGGGTGCACGCGAACATCGACGCGTTCGGCGGCGACGCCACCTCGATCACCCTCTTCGGCCAGTCGGCGGGCGGTGACGCCGTCGCGCACCTGATGATCAGCGACGGGGTCGACGGACTCTTCCGCCGCGTCATCATCCAGAGCGCACCGTTCGGCCTCCGCTCGCGCCGCGCCCGGATGAACCGCATCATGGCGGCGGCGACCGGCCCGCTCGACGCTGACACCCCACTGCCGGTGCTGCAGGAGGCCGAGGCACGCGCCGAGAAGGCGGCGGGACGCTTCGGGCTTCGGGCCGGCATGTCGTTCGGCACCCAGTACGGTTTCGCGCCGCTTCCTCCGGAGAAGGAGGCGCTCGACGCGTGGCGAGCGGTCGCCGACCGTTACGACGTCCTCATCGGATGGACCGCCGAGGAGACGTCGCTGTTCGCCGAGATCCTCCCGCCCCTGCAGAAGCTCTTCGCCCTCCCCCGCCTCGGCCCCGTGTTGCGGTCGATGCTGCTCGACTTCACGACCGACCGCGTGTACCGCTCGTCGGGGCGCCGCTTCGCCTCGCTGCTGGCACGTGGCGGAGCGAAGGTCACCCGTTACGAGTTGGCCTGGCGGCCGCGCGGCAGCCGGATGGGCGCCACCCACACCGTCGAGCTCCCGCTCCTCTTCCCCGGGCCGCTGTGGCGACGCGCAGGCGTGCTCGGCCAGGTGAAGCCGCGGGAGCTGTCGGCGATCGGGCGCGGGTTCCGCGCACTGTGGGCGGACTTCGCGCGCACCGGCGCCCTCCCCGCCGACGCGACCGCCTCGGCCGGGGTGCCGATCACGATCGAACGCGCCCGCATCCGCTGA
- a CDS encoding Fe-S cluster assembly protein HesB: protein MLTLTDTASTVVKTIVSQTPDTDTAGIRIQGGGDSEFVLGIAPNPEASDTVVDSEGARVFLDEDAAQVLDDKILDAQVDDEGGVRFAIAQQAV from the coding sequence ATGCTGACACTCACCGACACCGCTTCGACCGTTGTCAAGACGATCGTCTCGCAGACCCCCGACACCGACACCGCGGGGATCCGCATTCAAGGAGGCGGCGACTCCGAATTCGTCCTGGGCATCGCACCCAATCCCGAGGCGTCGGACACCGTCGTCGACAGCGAGGGCGCCCGAGTCTTCCTCGACGAGGACGCAGCCCAGGTGCTCGACGACAAGATCCTCGACGCGCAGGTCGACGACGAGGGCGGAGTGCGATTCGCCATCGCCCAGCAGGCCGTCTGA
- a CDS encoding 5-formyltetrahydrofolate cyclo-ligase — MPADLSLEKRALRAELRERRRNMTSTERASATEGLTARLISLTEATGASSVSCYLSTNDEPDTRPFLKWADQRDIRILLPIARTDGLLDWATATDEDDEEVGLFGMPEPAGELLAPTAINDVDLILVPAACVDHHGVRLGWGRGYFDKTLGSMENCPPVYAVVFDTEVLDEVPRERHDQPVDGAVTPTRTLDFRPAR, encoded by the coding sequence ATGCCGGCCGACCTGAGCCTCGAGAAGCGGGCCTTGCGCGCCGAGCTGCGCGAGCGACGACGCAACATGACCTCGACCGAACGCGCGTCGGCGACCGAGGGTCTCACCGCCCGGCTGATCTCGCTGACGGAGGCGACCGGGGCCTCTTCCGTGTCGTGCTACCTGAGCACGAACGACGAGCCGGACACCCGCCCGTTCCTCAAATGGGCTGATCAGCGAGATATTCGCATCCTCCTGCCGATCGCTCGGACCGACGGCCTGCTCGACTGGGCGACCGCCACCGACGAGGACGACGAAGAGGTCGGACTGTTCGGAATGCCCGAGCCCGCGGGAGAGCTTCTCGCCCCCACCGCCATCAACGACGTCGACCTGATCCTGGTTCCGGCGGCGTGCGTCGACCACCACGGCGTGCGCCTCGGATGGGGGCGGGGCTATTTCGACAAAACGCTCGGATCGATGGAGAACTGCCCTCCCGTGTACGCGGTAGTCTTCGACACCGAAGTGCTCGACGAGGTGCCTCGAGAGCGTCACGATCAGCCCGTCGATGGGGCCGTGACCCCGACGCGCACCCTCGATTTCCGTCCCGCGCGCTGA
- a CDS encoding DUF4011 domain-containing protein produces the protein MWRADRRTHDAELGSEAVAPLTAAVTAAHTLSVGDPRLTPVNVAEPAWDKWRTELGKVGGTSPLLHLVDSPRTRIELSSTHPGGLAQFITGKATLLSSLVRDDLAFRTASIAASNMTAKGIELSSTRGIDSIHLAIGIAEWKFEKKEYRAPLLLRPMTLRRYGKDFELRLKGAPFLNPALARALHEQFQITLDPWAFVALAGPNDQFKPQPVIDRLRGLTSHISWFSVHPRLVASSFAEVAPRMLADAQKLDHPVIDALAGNPTARWTISESYTAAEPVDQDHRPPASDTLLLDADSEQEIAIAQIAAGNSVVVKTLPGTGGTQTIVNALGCLVAQHKRVLVVSARHATLKAVSSRLSEIGLPGIAIAPRSVRRDVIQAISRNEKAGKVNTTEVDDALLRLRSVLLDYRGALSKQDPLLGISALDALSELARLALLPDAPQTHSRLTDRAIEALGGDRAGAAQALVRAAALGEFRYGPGDSPWYGASFPTSAAAAEAHGIARRLHETELPRLLERANELVGKTRLRPFESIAELGIYLRLLLDIRETLDRFQPVVFDRSLGELIAATGSRRDSAAMSGGNRRRLRKLAREYVRPGVHVADLHEALVRIQQQRVLYQRFVTSGVTPEIPVGIADVQVAYDRISKDLHAIDEPLGLTASPRSLAALPIPELQTQLEALAADSEVLDNLQERTALMTTLRALDLDPLLADLARRHVPEERVAIELELAWWTSALERMLRTDRALLGGNTQVLDRLEADFRLVDEAHAAGAAPQLAWSLAEAWRIGVVDWPQEAEALKRVLKSEHADANTLHRAAPHLSRIVAPVWLVSPYDVDTISDEIPFDAVFVLDAGAVSVAESLGAIRRGRQTVLFGDPVTQTPTDFEIGVKDLSGGVEHHPHAQNELDARHNDSALARLGELLPTLELTRSYRAGGQDLVELVNRRFYGGKIQSMPWAGTFLGRGSLVLDYIRDGGALPDPESGTVESVDAEVARVVELVLDHAIHRPKESLLVVTASQRHAVRVQQAVLRAVARRTEVTDFFLREQSEPFMVVTLEQAVALSRDRVIFSVGYGRTPHGRMLSNFGPLGEPGGDRLLASAVTRARRSLVIVSCFRPEDIATERVAHGVLALGEILAEAEARIAQEPIPDDSDAMLVDLSRRLEGLGLDTALGYRGRLALVASYQGKAIAIETDGIVGGMSLRESLRLRPDMLKRLGWHYLRVHSFELFADPESVARKIAIALGAVHLAPKTEAIPVIAG, from the coding sequence ATGTGGCGTGCAGACAGGCGAACCCACGACGCGGAGCTCGGCTCCGAAGCGGTCGCTCCCCTCACTGCAGCGGTGACGGCCGCGCACACCCTCAGCGTCGGTGATCCGCGACTCACCCCGGTGAACGTCGCCGAGCCGGCGTGGGACAAGTGGCGCACCGAACTCGGCAAGGTCGGCGGCACCTCGCCGCTGCTGCACCTCGTCGACTCCCCGAGAACCCGCATCGAGCTGAGCTCCACGCACCCCGGCGGGCTCGCTCAGTTCATCACCGGCAAGGCCACCCTGCTGTCGAGCCTCGTCCGCGACGACCTTGCCTTCCGCACCGCGAGCATCGCCGCGTCCAACATGACCGCGAAGGGCATCGAGCTCAGCTCGACCCGCGGCATCGACTCCATCCACCTCGCCATCGGCATCGCCGAGTGGAAGTTCGAGAAGAAGGAGTATCGGGCGCCGCTGCTGCTGCGCCCGATGACCCTGCGCCGCTACGGCAAGGACTTCGAGCTGCGCCTCAAGGGAGCGCCGTTCCTCAACCCCGCGCTGGCGCGCGCCCTGCACGAGCAGTTCCAGATCACGCTCGACCCGTGGGCGTTCGTCGCGCTCGCCGGCCCGAACGACCAGTTCAAGCCGCAGCCCGTCATCGACCGTCTGCGCGGACTCACCTCGCATATCAGCTGGTTCAGCGTGCACCCGCGCCTCGTGGCCTCCTCGTTCGCCGAGGTGGCCCCGCGGATGCTCGCCGACGCGCAGAAGCTCGACCACCCGGTCATCGACGCGCTCGCCGGCAACCCCACCGCGCGCTGGACGATCTCCGAGTCGTACACGGCCGCCGAGCCGGTCGATCAGGACCACCGGCCGCCCGCGAGCGACACCCTGCTGCTCGACGCCGACTCGGAGCAGGAGATCGCGATCGCGCAGATCGCAGCCGGTAACTCGGTGGTCGTGAAGACCCTCCCCGGCACCGGCGGCACCCAGACGATCGTCAACGCGCTCGGCTGCCTCGTCGCCCAGCACAAGCGGGTGCTCGTGGTGAGCGCGCGTCACGCCACCCTGAAGGCGGTCAGTTCGCGGCTGTCCGAGATCGGACTGCCGGGCATCGCGATCGCTCCCCGCTCGGTGCGGCGCGACGTCATCCAGGCGATCAGCCGCAACGAGAAGGCCGGCAAGGTCAACACGACCGAGGTCGACGACGCGCTGCTGCGTCTGCGCTCGGTGCTGCTCGACTACCGCGGCGCGCTGTCGAAGCAGGATCCGCTGCTCGGCATCTCCGCCCTCGACGCCCTGTCCGAGCTCGCCCGCCTCGCGCTCCTGCCCGACGCGCCGCAGACCCACTCGCGGCTCACCGACCGGGCGATCGAAGCCCTTGGCGGTGACCGCGCCGGTGCCGCGCAGGCGCTCGTCCGCGCCGCCGCGCTCGGCGAGTTCCGCTATGGTCCGGGCGACTCGCCCTGGTACGGGGCGTCGTTCCCGACCTCCGCCGCGGCCGCCGAAGCGCACGGCATCGCCCGCCGCCTGCACGAGACCGAGCTGCCCCGCCTGCTCGAACGCGCCAACGAGCTCGTCGGCAAGACCCGCCTCCGCCCCTTCGAGAGCATCGCCGAGCTCGGCATCTACCTGCGCCTGCTGCTCGACATCCGCGAGACGCTCGACCGTTTCCAGCCCGTCGTATTCGACCGTTCGCTCGGCGAGCTGATCGCTGCGACCGGGTCGCGTCGCGACTCGGCGGCGATGAGCGGCGGCAACCGTCGCCGCCTGCGCAAACTCGCCCGCGAATACGTGCGACCCGGCGTCCACGTCGCCGACCTGCACGAGGCGCTCGTGCGCATCCAGCAGCAGCGGGTGCTGTACCAGCGCTTCGTCACCTCGGGAGTGACGCCTGAGATCCCGGTCGGCATCGCCGACGTGCAGGTCGCCTACGACCGCATCTCGAAGGATCTGCACGCGATCGACGAGCCGTTGGGCCTCACCGCCAGCCCCCGCTCGCTCGCGGCCCTGCCGATCCCTGAACTGCAGACGCAGCTCGAGGCCCTCGCCGCCGACTCCGAGGTGCTCGACAACCTGCAGGAGCGCACCGCGCTCATGACCACGCTGCGGGCTCTCGACCTCGACCCTCTGCTCGCCGACCTCGCGCGCCGTCACGTGCCCGAGGAGCGGGTCGCCATCGAGCTCGAACTCGCCTGGTGGACCTCGGCGCTCGAGCGCATGCTCCGCACCGACCGCGCCCTGCTCGGCGGCAACACGCAGGTGCTCGACCGGCTCGAAGCCGACTTCCGACTCGTCGACGAGGCGCACGCCGCCGGCGCCGCGCCGCAGCTGGCGTGGAGCCTCGCCGAGGCGTGGCGCATCGGCGTCGTCGACTGGCCGCAGGAAGCCGAGGCGTTGAAGCGGGTGCTGAAGAGCGAGCACGCCGACGCCAACACGCTGCACCGTGCGGCCCCGCACCTCTCGCGCATCGTCGCACCCGTCTGGCTCGTCTCCCCGTACGACGTCGACACCATCTCCGACGAGATCCCGTTCGACGCCGTCTTCGTGCTCGACGCGGGCGCTGTCAGCGTCGCCGAGAGCCTCGGCGCGATCCGCCGCGGACGTCAGACGGTGCTCTTCGGCGACCCGGTGACGCAGACGCCCACCGACTTCGAGATCGGCGTGAAGGACCTGAGCGGGGGAGTCGAGCACCACCCGCACGCGCAGAACGAACTCGACGCCCGCCACAACGACTCCGCGCTCGCGCGTCTCGGCGAGCTGCTGCCGACTCTCGAATTGACCCGCAGCTACCGCGCGGGCGGGCAGGACCTCGTCGAGCTGGTCAACCGGCGTTTCTACGGCGGCAAGATCCAATCGATGCCGTGGGCGGGCACCTTCCTCGGACGCGGCAGCCTCGTGCTCGACTACATCCGCGACGGGGGAGCGCTGCCCGATCCCGAGAGCGGCACCGTCGAGTCCGTCGACGCCGAGGTGGCGCGGGTCGTCGAGCTCGTGCTCGACCACGCCATCCACCGCCCGAAGGAGTCGCTGCTCGTCGTCACCGCGAGCCAGCGCCACGCCGTCCGTGTGCAGCAGGCGGTGCTCCGCGCGGTCGCGCGACGCACCGAGGTCACCGACTTCTTCCTGCGCGAGCAGTCCGAGCCGTTCATGGTCGTGACGCTCGAGCAGGCCGTCGCGCTCAGCCGCGACCGCGTCATCTTCTCGGTCGGCTACGGCCGCACCCCGCACGGGCGGATGCTGTCGAACTTCGGTCCGCTCGGCGAGCCCGGCGGCGATCGGCTCCTCGCCTCCGCGGTCACGCGGGCGCGTCGTTCGCTCGTCATCGTGTCGTGCTTCCGGCCGGAGGACATCGCCACCGAGCGAGTCGCGCATGGCGTCCTCGCCCTCGGGGAGATCCTCGCCGAAGCGGAGGCGCGCATCGCGCAGGAGCCGATCCCGGACGACAGCGACGCGATGCTCGTCGACCTGTCCCGTCGTCTCGAAGGCCTCGGCCTCGACACCGCGCTCGGCTACCGCGGACGGCTCGCGCTCGTCGCCTCGTACCAGGGCAAGGCGATCGCCATCGAGACCGACGGCATCGTCGGCGGCATGAGCCTCCGCGAGTCGTTGCGCCTGCGGCCCGACATGCTGAAGCGTCTCGGCTGGCACTACCTGCGCGTGCACAGCTTCGAACTGTTCGCCGACCCCGAGTCGGTGGCCCGCAAGATCGCGATCGCCCTCGGCGCTGTCCACCTGGCGCCGAAGACCGAGGCGATCCCCGTCATCGCCGGCTGA
- the mscL gene encoding large conductance mechanosensitive channel protein MscL, giving the protein MNGFKEFILRGNVIDLAVAVVIGTAFTAIVNTIVASVFNPAIGALFDASTLNEAFPIDIPTTSGGTATLQFGAVLAAVIQFLIVAVVVYFVLVVPINHLKKVAFAKQQKEEEAATPANLPPTEAELLTEIRDLLAARADAETVPTTTGKHAVIRGDESPAS; this is encoded by the coding sequence TTGAACGGGTTCAAGGAGTTCATCCTCCGCGGCAACGTCATCGACCTCGCGGTCGCGGTCGTCATCGGAACCGCGTTCACCGCCATCGTGAACACGATCGTCGCGAGCGTGTTCAATCCGGCGATCGGTGCGCTCTTCGACGCATCGACGCTGAACGAGGCGTTCCCCATCGACATCCCAACCACGTCGGGCGGCACCGCCACCCTCCAGTTCGGCGCGGTGCTGGCCGCGGTCATCCAGTTCTTGATCGTCGCGGTGGTCGTCTACTTCGTGCTCGTCGTGCCGATCAATCACCTGAAGAAGGTGGCGTTCGCGAAGCAGCAGAAGGAGGAGGAGGCCGCGACTCCGGCGAACCTCCCGCCGACCGAGGCCGAGCTGCTGACCGAGATCCGCGATCTGCTGGCCGCCCGCGCCGACGCCGAGACGGTGCCGACCACTACGGGCAAGCACGCCGTCATCCGCGGCGACGAGTCCCCCGCCAGCTGA